The Rhododendron vialii isolate Sample 1 chromosome 8a, ASM3025357v1 genome has a window encoding:
- the LOC131336709 gene encoding proline-rich receptor-like protein kinase PERK4: MAKDTAPSPEDSSDKSPPPPPTSDDDSSAKSPPPPASSPPPKSSPSPPPPSKSSPSPEKSSSPPPPPPAEDSSTSPPPPAEDSSTSPPPPDKALASPPPPPSTTNSPSPTSSTVASPPPPHGSSSSSPPPPPVASTKSPSSSASSGSPRPPPPPTSSSSSSSSSSSSSDNTGVIIGAVIGGVVIFVVIVICLTCCSKKKKRKQYYMDPTHGPQGDYYNGSIKWNNPLLTDPAKLPPPPGGVGGWGAPPPPPQANISGEYSSGYSGPYHTSVPSQTPNMGLGNNQSCFTYEELASATNGFSQANILGQGGFGYVHKGVLPNGKEVAVKSLKSGSGQGEREFQAEVEIISRVHHRHLVSLVGYCIADGQRMLVYEFVSNKTLEFHLHGKDQPTMDWATRMRIALGSAKGLAYLHEDCHPKIIHRDIKAANILLDNNFEAMVADFGLAKLSSDNYTHVSTRVMGTFGYLAPEYASSGKLSDKSDVFSFGVMLLELITGRRPVDPTNKYMEDSLVDWARPLLGQALQDGNYDELVDPRLEDNFAPHEMARMVACAAASIRHSARRRAKMSQIVRALEGDASLDDLVNEGVKPNQSSSNSSSDTRAYDTGAYNADMLKFKQMVLSSRDLESSEYGATSEYGLNPSISSSDSTELGQPGTQRHKL, from the exons ATGGCAAAAGACACCGCTCCGTCTCCAGAAGATTCTTCTGAtaaatcaccaccaccaccaccaacctcCGACGACGACTCTTCCGCCaagtcaccaccaccaccagcatcATCCCCACCCCCTAAATCCTCCCCatccccaccaccaccctccAAATCCTCCCCATCACCCGAAAAATCCTcttcgccaccaccaccaccaccagcagaAGACTCATccacctcaccaccaccaccagcagaAGACTCATCCacctcaccaccaccgccaGACAAAGCATTGGCCTCGCCACCACCGCCTCCTTCTACGACCAATTCCCCCTCTCCCACGTCATCAACCGTGGCTTCCCCCCCACCGCCACATGGCAGTTCCTCCTCCTCGCCTCCCCCTCCGCCTGTAGCGTCGACGAAGTCACCGTCGTCTTCGGCTTCTAGTGGGTCCCCACGACCGCCCCCGCCGCCaacatcgtcgtcgtcgtcgtcgtcgtcttcgtCTTCTTCATCGGATAATACGGGGGTTATTATAGGAGCGGTTATCGGGGGCGTTGTGATTTTTGTTGTGATCGTTATTTGCTTGACGTGCTgctcaaagaagaagaagagaaagcagTACTACATGGATCCTACCCATGGACCTCAAG GTGACTACTACAACGGTTCCATAAAATGGAACAACCCCCTGCTAACAGACCCTGCTAAACTTCCTCCACCACCCGGCGGTGTTGGTGGTTGGGGTGCGCCTCCTCCACCGCCCCAGGCGAACATAAGCGGTGAATATAGCTCTGGCTACTCAGGCCCCTACCACACTTCTGTGCCATCTCAAACACCAAATATGGGTCTTGGTAATAACCAAAGCTGCTTCACGTATGAGGAGCTAGCCTCTGCCACTAATGGGTTTTCCCAAGCTAATATTTTGGGTCAAGGTGGATTCGGGTATGTACACAAAGGTGTGTTGCCTAATGGAAAAGAGGTTGCGGTTAAGAGCCTTAAGTCTGGTAGCGGGCAAGGAGAGAGGGAGTTCCAGGCCGAGGTTGAGATCATTAGCCGTGTCCATCATCGCCATCTTGTTTCTCTTGTTGGATATTGCATTGCTGATGGCCAGCGAATGTTGGTCTACGAATTCGTCTCCAATAAAACGTTGGAATTTCATCTTCATG GGAAAGATCAACCCACCATGGACTGGGCAACAAGGATGCGCATTGCATTGGGATCAGCCAAAGGACTTGCTTACCTTCATGAAGACT GCCATCCTAAAATTATCCACCGTGACATCAAAGCTGCTAACATCCTCCTCGATAATAACTTTGAAGCTATG GTGGCAGATTTTGGATTGGCAAAACTCTCTTCTGATAATTACACTCATGTCTCTACACGCGTGATGGGAACTTTTGG GTACTTGGCTCCAGAGTATGCATCAAGTGGCAAGCTAAGCGATAAATCTGATGTTTTCTCCTTCGGCGTTATGCTTTTGGAACTCATAACTGGCCGACGACCAGTGGATCCCACCAACAAATACATGGAGGATAGCTTGGTGGACTGG GCTAGACCACTCCTAGGACAAGCATTGCAAGATGGAAACTATGACGAGCTGGTGGATCCACGCTTAGAAGATAACTTCGCCCCCCACGAGATGGCACGCATGGTAGCCTGTGCTGCTGCCAGCATCCGTCATTCCGCAAGAAGGCGGGCAAAGATGAGCCAG ATTGTACGCGCATTAGAAGGAGATGCATCACTGGATGACTTAGTTAATGAGGGTGTCAAACCAAACCAGAGCTCCTCAAATTCAAGCTCTGACACTAGAGCATATGATACCGGTGCTTACAACGCAGACATGTTGAAGTTCAAGCAAATGGTTCTGTCAAGCCGGGATTTGGAAAGCAGTGAATACGGAGCGACTAGTGAGTATGGGCTCAATCCATCCATTTCGAGCAGCGACTCAACAGAGCTTGGCCAGCCAGGGACCCAAAGACACAAACTGTAG
- the LOC131298570 gene encoding F-box protein At5g49610-like — protein MDRGKRPNKFVANRNNKMYMDLKDIIREHALPFLPAKSLFRVQGVCRDWKLQISTPFFAHNQSLSFQALSGLFCQVPGDPPSFISIEPKSCGVPDPSLKFLPEPVDIRASSNGLICCQGRTGVKAYYICNPVTKQWKKLPNSNANHGPDPAIVLVFEPSLLNFVADYKLVCAFPSNDFDNATEFEIYSSAEGAWKVSGEICFASKKLVPRSGVCVDGVVYWQSKVHGIVAFDLTKDRSQLIQGYSTGALGMIHGKLCSTHANGRTITVSVLANVYSNTMQMQSNSRTWKEKARFVIDNSVSAGSAYDQAVVLAVGCNVVLVQIGKTILAHNLDTKRTKAVWSAAESDIRKYAHNSGLNLCPEPFDAHGLCIE, from the exons ATGGATCGAGGAAAGAGGCCAAATAAGTTTGTGGCCAACAGGAACAATAAGATGTACATGGACCTCAAGGATATTATAAGGGAGCATGCTCTTCCTTTCCTTCCCGCAAAATCGCTTTTCAGGGTCCAAGGTGTTTGTAGGGACTGGAAGCTCCAGATCTCAACACCTTTCTTTGCCCACAATCAGTCACTTTCATTTCAGGCTCTCTCGGGCCTCTTCTGCCAAGTCCCTGGGGACCCACCTTCATTCATCTCCATTGAACCCAAATCTTGTGGCGTGCCAGACCCATCTCTGAAATTTCTTCCTGAACCTGTGGACATAAGGGCCTCTTCCAATGGATTAATTTGCTGCCAAGGCCGCACTGGGGTTAAAGCCTACTACATTTGCAACCCTGTTACCAAGCAGTGGAAGAAACTTCCTAACTCGAATGCTAATCACGGTCCTGATCCTGCCATTGTTCTTGTCTTTGAACCGTCACTGCTCAACTTTGTGGCTGATTACAAGCTCGTTTGTGCTTTCCCATCGAACGACTTTGATAATGCAACTGAATTTGAGATCTATTCATCCGCTGAAGGAGCTTGGAAAGTTTCCGGAGAGATTTGCTTTGCCAGCAAGAAGCTTGTGCCGAGATCAGGTGTTTGTGTTGATGGTGTTGTTTACTGGCAGTCAAAGGTACATGGCATTGTCGCTTTTGATCTTACAAAAGATAGGTCGCAACTCATCCAAGGGTATTCCACCGGAGCCTTGGGGATGATTCATGGAAAGCTTTGTTCCACTCATGCAAATGGCCGCACAATAACGGTGTCTGTGTTAGCCAATGTCTACTCAAACACAATGCAAATGCAGAGCAATTCCAGGACATGGAAGGAGAAAGCTCGTTTTGTTATAGACAATTCAGTGTCTGCTGGGTCTGCTTATGACCAGGCAGTGGTGCTCGCGGTTGGCTGTAATGTGGTGTTGGTTCAAATTGGAAAGACAATCCTTGCTCATAACTTGGATACTAAACGAACTAAAGCCGTGTGGAGTGCTGCTGAATCTGATATCAG AAAGTATGCACACAACTCCGGACTCAACTTGTGTCCGGAACCATTCGATGCACATGGACTGTGCATTGAATAG